The window GCCACCGTCTGACCGCGCCCGCGCCCGCGCCCGCGCGCGCGCGCCCGTTCCCGTTCCGTCGAGGTTCCGAGATCTCGGAACCTCGGCGCGCGAAACGGCCGTCTGTGGAACCTCGGCAGGACGCGGGCGGCGAGTCGCGGAACCTCGGCAGGACGCGCACGGCGAGTCGTGGAACCCCACGGACGCACTGGAGGCCCGGTGCCGGTCTCGTGGACCGGCACCGGGCCTCCAGGGGGTGACGTCGACGGCCCGCAGCGGCCGGGCCGACGCCGGTGCGGCTACTCGGCGCGACGGCGCCGGGCGACCTCCCACAGGGTGACGCTCGCGGCGATGCCGGCGTTGAGGGACTCGGTCGCACTCGAGATCGGGATCGACACGATCGCGTCGCAGGTCTCGGTGACCAGGCGCGACAGGCCCTTGCCCTCGGAACCGACGACGATCACGATCGGACGGTCGGCGAGCGCGAGGCCGTCGAGCTCCACGTCGCCGTCGCCGTCGAGACCGAGGACGAACAGGCCCATCGACTTCAGGGACTTCAGCGTCTGCGTGAGGTTCGGGGCCATCGCGACGGGGGTGCGGGCCGCGGCACCGGCCGAGGTCTTCCACGCCGACGCCGTCACGCCGACCGAACGACGCTGCGGCACGATGACGCCGTGTCCGCCGAAGGCCGCGGTCGAGCGGATGATCGCACCGAGGTTGCGGGGATCGGTGATGCCGTCCAGCGCGACGAGGAGCGGCACCTGGTCGCGCGAGAAGGCCTGCTCGACGATGTCCTCGGACACGGCGTACTGGTACGCCGGCACCTTGAGCGCGACGCCCTGGTGCACGCTGTCGTGGCCGGTGATGCGGTCGAGCTCGGGACGCATGAGCTCGATGATCGGCACGCCGCGGTGGTTGGCGA of the Curtobacterium sp. TC1 genome contains:
- the rlmB gene encoding 23S rRNA (guanosine(2251)-2'-O)-methyltransferase RlmB; amino-acid sequence: MKNVSGSKKGRPGAVRTGRKGNKQVGSGGQGAQALEGRKPTPKAEDRPYHPAGKRKAAKDRFEAAKGRHGSSSTPQGRTGRPPARKTDDSELVTGRNSVLEALRTKTPSSTLYIASRIEVDDRVKEILALANHRGVPIIELMRPELDRITGHDSVHQGVALKVPAYQYAVSEDIVEQAFSRDQVPLLVALDGITDPRNLGAIIRSTAAFGGHGVIVPQRRSVGVTASAWKTSAGAAARTPVAMAPNLTQTLKSLKSMGLFVLGLDGDGDVELDGLALADRPIVIVVGSEGKGLSRLVTETCDAIVSIPISSATESLNAGIAASVTLWEVARRRRAE